The Chthoniobacterales bacterium genome includes the window GCGTAGCGAGGGACGGGCCAACGCCCCTCCAGAACGGAGAAAGGCTCTCCCGCGGCCAATGCGCTTGGCGGTAACAAAAAAAAGGCTGGGCCACAATCGTCCCTGACAGATCGCAAACCGCTGTCGCTCTCGATTTTACCTGATCGGAGCCGCGGTCAGCGGACGAAATGGAGGCGAGGGGAGTTGAACCCCTGTCCTCGAAGCTATCAACGCAAGCTTCTACATGCTTATCCGGCGATAAAGTTTAAGGGGCCAAACGTTGCACCGGCGCACTGCCGGCCCCCGAGCATCCACGAAATTCCTTCACCGCCGGACGCGGTCGCTCCGCCCGACGATTAGCCTGCTGTCCATGTTTCCGGCCGTAGCAGGCGTCCCACCGGAAACATCGCGGTCAATTAAGCCGCGAGAGCGAGATCTTGGTGATCTGCGTTTATTTTTTTTGGTCCGGATTTTAACGAGGCCAACGAACCATCCTCGACATGCCGCCTGCGCTTCAAACAACGAGTCGAAGCCAGTGCGCCCCCTTTTGGGAGAAGAGAATTATGGCGTAACGAGGCCTAAATAGCAACCGACCCAAGCCCCATCAGCGCTGCATCCCCGCAGAAATCGCTTGCGGAGGAGCGCCGCCTGCCGCACGACTTTCTCCATGCCGGAGCTGAAAGATTTTGCCAGCTCCGTGGCGGTTGTGGTTTCGAGCTGCGATGCATTCTTCGACGTGTGGCGCCCGTTCGTTTTTTTCTTCCGCAAATATTGGGGCGACTGCCCTTTTTCTCGCTTCCTCATCGTCAACCGGCTGCGCGTCCGCTCGCGATTCATCGAGGCGATTGCGGTGGGGCCGGACCGGGATTGGGCCACCAATATGGAGATGGCGCTCCAGCGGATCCCGCATCCCTACATTCTCTATTTTCAGGAGGACTATTTTCTCAAGGGCCCCGTGAACCGGGAGCAGTTAGCCGGCGACTTCGCCTATGCTTTCGAACAAGACGTTGCTTCGCTTTGCTTCCATCCCCGGTCTGCAACGGAGCGCGGTTTTGCGCCGCTGAACGATCGCTTCGGCGTTGTTCCCCGGGAATCCGATGGCCGCACCAGGCTCCAGGTAACTTTGTGGAAAAAAGAGGCGCTCCAATCCATCCTCCGGCCGGGGGAATCGGCCTGGAACATGGAGGCCCGCGCCAGCGATCGGACACGCGACCTCCACATTCTTTCCTATTTCGCCCGCGACAAAGTCCCAATTCCCTACTTGATGTCGGCGATTTCCCGGCGGCTATGGACGCCCGAAGCGATTGCTCTCTGTCGGCAGGAAGGCTTCCGCATCCAACCGCATTTCCGGCTCGAGCATGCAGACGCCAGCTGGCGCCGCCGCTTCCACCGCGCCCTGGGACGCGTTAACCTCAGCCTTGCCCTGGCACGCCAACGAAATCGCGAGGTCGATCTCGATGCTCCAACCGTCTCACAAGATTAGAGAGATGGCCTTCGGAACCGATGCCGAAAGCAAGAGACGGTCGAAGCGCCGATTCGCTTCGATGCTATTCTAGGCCTGCGACCTGATGGAACCGACGCCAAATGTGAAAACTCTCGGAGGGGACGCCCAAGCCTCGCTTGAGGAACTTGCCCGGGGGGCCGAAGCGAGCGAGCGCCTGGCCGCGATCATCGAGTCCTCCGATGACGCGATTGTGAGCAAAGATCTCAACGGCATCATCACCAGTTGGAACGCCGGAGCGCAGCAGCTTTTTGGTTACTCGGCGGACGAAATTGTGGGCAAATCGATTCTCACCCTCATTCCACCGGAGCGACAACACGAAGAGCCCGGCATCCTGGCCCGGATTCGCCGCGGCGAACGGATCGACCATTACGAAACGGTTCGCCGCAAGAAAGACGGCACGTTGTTCGACATTTCGGTCACGGTGTCGCCGCTGAAAGACAAGACGGGCAAGATCATCGGCGCGTCGAAGATCGCGCGCGACATTTCGGACCGCATCCGAAACGAGCGATGGCGCACGGCCCAATATTCGGTGGCGAGCCTGCTGGCTGGTTCGTCGTCGATTTCCGAGGCGGGCCCGCGCATCATCGAGGCCACCGCGGCGGTAGGCGACTGGGTGGCCGGTTCGATCTGGCTGCGCCAGGAGGAGCCGGAAGCCCTTGAGTGCAAAACCACCTGGCACCAGGAGTTGCCCGGCCTTTCGGATTTTGCCGCGACCACAAAAGCGACCCGCCTCAAGACCGACGAAGGCCTGCCGGGTCGGGTGTTGACCGCCCGAAAAACCCTTTGGTTCGACGACCTGGCCCACGACCCAAACTTTCCCCGCGCCCCCGCCGCCGCCGCCGCGCACCTCGGCGGGGCGTTCGCGTTTCCGCTGATGGCCGAAGGAGAAGTGAACGGCGTGCTCGAATTGTTTAGTCCAAAAGCAATCAAGCCGGACCGCGATCTTTTGGCTCTGATGGAGCTGCTCGGCAGCCAGATCGGGCTTTTCATTCACCGGCGAAAACTCGACGCGGAATTGAAGCGGCAAAAGGAAGCGGCTGAATCAGCCAACGCCGCCAAAGATCGTTTTCTCGCGACGCTCAGCCATGAATTACGCACCCCGCTGACGCCGATTCTCATTTGGGCTGGCGGGATGGTAAAAGACCCATCGCTTTCGCCGGAGGTCGCGGAAGGGCTCGAGATGGTTTGCCGGAATGTCGAGCTGGAGGCCCGGCTCATCGATGATCTTCTCGATTTGACCCGGATCGCCCGCGGAAAATTGAATCTCCATCTTCGCAAATCCGACGCTCACGAGCTCTTGAACCACACCACCGAGATCGTGCGGGACGAAATTTCCTCGCGAAAGCTCAAGCTGTCGCTGGAACTCACTGCCACGAATCACATGGTAATGGCCGACGAATCGCGGTTACAACAGGTGTTCTGGAACCTGCTCAAGAATGCCTCGAAATTTACGCCGCGAGAGGGGCACGTCACCGTCCGCACTTCCAATCCGCAACCGCACGCTCTGCACGTCGAGATTCGCGATACGGGGATTGGCATCGAGACGGACAATCTCGAGAAAATCTTCGAGGCGTTTGAACAAGGCAGCACCCGGCGAGAAGGCCTGGGCCTCGGCCTCGCAATCAGCAAAGCCATTGTGGAAATGCATCGCGGCTCGATCCGCGCGTTCAGCGAAGGGCCCGGCAAAGGCGCGCGGTTCCTGATCGATTTGCAGACCGCGGCCTGAAGACCGTCACTTGATCGGCCGCGCCACCAGAATCCCGGAATGGGTGCTGAAGTGGTAGAGGTAGCTCGACAGGGTCGAATCAATCACCACTCGCCCATAATTGTGCGGCGCTGAGGCGTGCATGAAATGAAGCGACCCATCTGGTTGGCGGAGCGCCAGACCGACATGCGAAGTGGAAAACAAATGCCGGCCATCCCGCGAGATGATTCCGATCACGTCGCCGCTCTGGAGCTTCCCTTCGATCGACGCCACCCGGCTTTTCGGAATCTGGTAGAGCGGCCGGCTCGACACCCGGGCTTCCATTTGGCCTAATGGTCCCAATAACGATCGATTTGCCGCCAGGTAGCGGTAATGCCGCCAGCCTACCGTCATTTCGCGGGCCGAGTGCGGAACACTCACGCCCCCCAGGCTCCGCGTCAGGTCGTTGACCAGGCCGCGCCGATCATTGTCCGCGAGCCAATCCTCCAGGTAGTGAAGCCGCGACAAATATTCCCCGGTGCAAGTTCCGCCCCGATACCGATCGAGCTCGACGTAATGAAGAAGTCGTTCCGGCGTCCAGTTCTCGGAAGGTTCCGCCATCATTCGCGACATCCCCAGCGCGGTTTCGAAGAACGTCCAGCAATCTAATCCGAGAAAGTTCACCGAGGGCGCCTCGATCCGGTTATCAATCTCCAGGGTGTAATTCTTGTAGCGCGTCCCCACCATTTCCTTGCCTATGGTCACGGTCCGCTCGCCCAGCGGCAGCGCAGCCCAGTTTCCTGCCTTCGCCCTGGCCACGATCGCGTCGAATTTGTCGCGTCCCTTGAACACGGTGGAAAACGGCAGCGAATCCGCGGTCGCCCAGGCCAGCCCCATGAAAAAGAATGAGATACCCAAAACCGTCTTTCGCATGGCCGCGAATATAAGGTGCGCAACGATTTACGCTCCGTATTTTTTCCGATGTGCAGGATTTGTTTCATGCTGCCGAAGAAGAAAAGAGCGAAGGAGTTAGCGCCTCCGCTCCCCTCGCCGCCCGCATGCGCCCGCGCACGCTCGAGGAGTTCGTCGGGCAGGAACATATCCTCGGGCCGGGAAAACTTTTGCGGCGCGCGATCGAGGCAGATCGCTTGCCGTCGGTAATCCTGTCGGGACCGCCCGGCACCGGAAAAACCACCCTCGCTCATGTCATCGCCGACATGACTCATGCGAAGTTCGAGCGTTTGAGTGGCGTTGAAAGCAATGTTGCCGAAATGCGGAAAGTAGTCGCGTCCGCCCAGAACCGGCTCCGATCCGCGGACCGAAAGACGATTCTGTTCGTCGACGAGATCCATCATTTCAATAAGGCCCAGCAGGACATCCTTCTGCCCGACGTCGAGAGTGGAAACCTCCGGTTGATCGGCGCTACGACTTACAACCCGTTTTTCTACGTCAACAGTGCGCTGGTCTCGCGCTCCCAGGTTTTTCAACTGGAGCCGCTCAAGGTCGAACAACTCGAGCAGCTCATCGATCGCGCCCTCGCGGACAAGGAACGCGGCCTCGGCAATTACAACGTCAGGATCGACGCCGACGCGCGCACCCATCTCGCCAAGCTGAGCGATGGCGACGCTCGGAAATGCCTCAACGCTCTCGAGGTCGGCGTGCTAACCACGCCGCCCGACAAGAAAGGCGTCATTCATTTTACCCTCGCCGTCGCCGAAGACAGCATCCAGCAAAAGGCGGTTGTCTACGACAAGAAGGGCGACGCGCACTACGACACAATCAGCGCTTTCATCAAGAGCATGCGTGCTTCCGATGAAAAGAGCGCGATCTACTGGCTCGCCAAGATGCTCCATGCCGGCGAGGACTACCGCTTCATCGCGCGGCGGATCGTGATTTTCGCCAGCGAGGATGTAGGACTGGGCGACCCGGAAGCGCTGCCCTTGGCGATCGCCGCGCAGCACGCCGTCGAATTCGTTGGAATGCCGGAGGCGCGCATTCCCCTCGCCCACGCCACGTCCTACATGTGCCGCGCGAAAAAGAGCCGCGAAGCCTACGAAGCGCTCGGCGCCGCGACCGAGGAAATCGAGAACGAACGCACTCAGCGCGTTCCTGAAAACCTGAAAAACAAACACTTCCCCGTGAACCCCGAACGGTGAGTTTCCTCCGATAACAGCCCGGGCATCCACCGAACGATAAGGCAGTGAAGCCCTACGTCCAAGCGGAGTCCGGCGCCGCCGGACCTTCGGCGACACCGCCCTCTTTGCTACGCTCCCCACTGAGCACGCGAATCTCCGCCAATTGTAGGGCAGGCGCACCGCCTGATCTCCCCTCTTCCTCCTACGTTGCAGCCGCCCGCTCGCGTCGTGCAAAAACAGTGACGTCTGCACGCGATACATGGTATCACCAAATGCTCCCATGCCCAGATCCAAGGGTCCCCAATACGATGTCGCTCTGTCTTTTGCGGGAGAAGACCGACGGCACGCCAAACGTCTGGCCGAGCTTCTCAACGCCGTCGGATGCCGAACTTTCTATGACAAGCATGAACAGGCAAACCTCGTTGGTAAGGACCTTTATCAGCATTTGTCACAGATCTACAGCCAAATGGCTCAGTTCTGCGTCATTTTCATGTCCAAGCACTATGTCAAAAAACTTTGGACCAGACACGAATTGCGCGCAGCGCAAGAGCGAGCCTTTAAGGAACGCCGCGAGTATATTCTTCCAATTCGACTAGATGATACGCCCGTCCCCGGCGTCTTGAAGACGGTTTCCTATGTAAACTTTCGCCAGACTGGCCCTGAAGAAGCGGCGTTAATAATCCTCCAAAAACTCGCGGCTCTCAGTAAGGTTGTTCCATTGCCAGCGGTCGGGGATGTTTTTCATGATCCTGGAAAGTTAACGTCGTTTGTCCAGTATTGCGACCTTCTTAAAGAGCTAATCAAATCGGCGAGACGTTTGCTCATCACGTATGTTGCCATTGGCGGGAGCGAAGACCTCTTCTTTTTGAAACCATCTATAAGCTGGTTCGCACTGCAACGTGATCTGATTCAGCGATCGTGTCTCGAGGTAGAACGCGTCCTATTCGTGGATGCGCACGCCTTCAGGCACGATTGGAACTATCGATGGAAACTTCAGCGAATCTACGCGTCTCTCTCCGCGTTTACGCGTCCCACCCTACGCGTTACCGCAATCGATTTGGCCACAGGCAGGCATCCGGTGGACTTGCAGATCATTCAATCCAAACGTAAGCCGACGATTTTGATTGTTCCGGAAACACAATCTACTTGGACGATGCACTCGCATATTCAATGGCATGTATTTCGGGCAAGCAAAGATCGCACCGTCATCAAGAAAGCCCACGATCTATTCGAGCATTACCTTCGGTTGCCGGATCACTCCAAATATCTGGCAACGCCTGCACCAAGGACGCTTTCGCCCAAAGCTGTGATTCTCCCCGCGCGCTGGTGTAAGCTATAATCATGGTCGGGTTCCAAATTGATTGAAAGTTTCGGGGATTGCTTGCAGTGGCGGCGGTCAATTTCCACGACGATCATCGAATACTGAATGTAAAGGAGGCTCCTTTGCCGGAGCGGTCACCGGAAATCGGCAACCCTGTTTTCCCGCTTAACGCTTTCCGCCAGGTGTGAATCCCTGGGGTGAAGGGCAAGTTGGTCCGCCGGCGGTGCTACGGTGCTCTAGCCCAAGAGACCTGGGAGGGCGAGGCTTCGGCAGGTGAATCCTTCCGTTATCCCG containing:
- a CDS encoding replication-associated recombination protein A, encoding MQDLFHAAEEEKSEGVSASAPLAARMRPRTLEEFVGQEHILGPGKLLRRAIEADRLPSVILSGPPGTGKTTLAHVIADMTHAKFERLSGVESNVAEMRKVVASAQNRLRSADRKTILFVDEIHHFNKAQQDILLPDVESGNLRLIGATTYNPFFYVNSALVSRSQVFQLEPLKVEQLEQLIDRALADKERGLGNYNVRIDADARTHLAKLSDGDARKCLNALEVGVLTTPPDKKGVIHFTLAVAEDSIQQKAVVYDKKGDAHYDTISAFIKSMRASDEKSAIYWLAKMLHAGEDYRFIARRIVIFASEDVGLGDPEALPLAIAAQHAVEFVGMPEARIPLAHATSYMCRAKKSREAYEALGAATEEIENERTQRVPENLKNKHFPVNPER
- a CDS encoding TIR domain-containing protein, whose protein sequence is MPRSKGPQYDVALSFAGEDRRHAKRLAELLNAVGCRTFYDKHEQANLVGKDLYQHLSQIYSQMAQFCVIFMSKHYVKKLWTRHELRAAQERAFKERREYILPIRLDDTPVPGVLKTVSYVNFRQTGPEEAALIILQKLAALSKVVPLPAVGDVFHDPGKLTSFVQYCDLLKELIKSARRLLITYVAIGGSEDLFFLKPSISWFALQRDLIQRSCLEVERVLFVDAHAFRHDWNYRWKLQRIYASLSAFTRPTLRVTAIDLATGRHPVDLQIIQSKRKPTILIVPETQSTWTMHSHIQWHVFRASKDRTVIKKAHDLFEHYLRLPDHSKYLATPAPRTLSPKAVILPARWCKL
- a CDS encoding N-acetylmuramoyl-L-alanine amidase-like domain-containing protein, with translation MRKTVLGISFFFMGLAWATADSLPFSTVFKGRDKFDAIVARAKAGNWAALPLGERTVTIGKEMVGTRYKNYTLEIDNRIEAPSVNFLGLDCWTFFETALGMSRMMAEPSENWTPERLLHYVELDRYRGGTCTGEYLSRLHYLEDWLADNDRRGLVNDLTRSLGGVSVPHSAREMTVGWRHYRYLAANRSLLGPLGQMEARVSSRPLYQIPKSRVASIEGKLQSGDVIGIISRDGRHLFSTSHVGLALRQPDGSLHFMHASAPHNYGRVVIDSTLSSYLYHFSTHSGILVARPIK
- a CDS encoding PAS domain S-box protein; this encodes MEPTPNVKTLGGDAQASLEELARGAEASERLAAIIESSDDAIVSKDLNGIITSWNAGAQQLFGYSADEIVGKSILTLIPPERQHEEPGILARIRRGERIDHYETVRRKKDGTLFDISVTVSPLKDKTGKIIGASKIARDISDRIRNERWRTAQYSVASLLAGSSSISEAGPRIIEATAAVGDWVAGSIWLRQEEPEALECKTTWHQELPGLSDFAATTKATRLKTDEGLPGRVLTARKTLWFDDLAHDPNFPRAPAAAAAHLGGAFAFPLMAEGEVNGVLELFSPKAIKPDRDLLALMELLGSQIGLFIHRRKLDAELKRQKEAAESANAAKDRFLATLSHELRTPLTPILIWAGGMVKDPSLSPEVAEGLEMVCRNVELEARLIDDLLDLTRIARGKLNLHLRKSDAHELLNHTTEIVRDEISSRKLKLSLELTATNHMVMADESRLQQVFWNLLKNASKFTPREGHVTVRTSNPQPHALHVEIRDTGIGIETDNLEKIFEAFEQGSTRREGLGLGLAISKAIVEMHRGSIRAFSEGPGKGARFLIDLQTAA